A section of the Humulus lupulus chromosome 2, drHumLupu1.1, whole genome shotgun sequence genome encodes:
- the LOC133814869 gene encoding uncharacterized protein LOC133814869: MASNPIIYLLSKELSTSENFMKWKSKINIVLIGDNSKFVMTETEPDFLEENASKVMREKYECWTAAKNKAKAYMLSITLETLRTKMENVETAYDIMEQHQEMFGPKSAQASFEATKK; encoded by the coding sequence atgGCCTCCAACCCCATTATCTATCTTCTGTCCAAGGAGTTGTCAACCAGCGAGAACTTCATGAAATGGAAGTCTAAAATTAACATAGTGTTGATCGGCGACAACTCAAAATTTGTGATGACGGAAACTGAACCTGACTTTCTCGAAGAGAACGCCTCGAAGGTCATGAGGGAGAAGTATGAATGTTGGACTGCTGCCAAAAATAAGGCCAAGGCCTACATGCTATCCATCACGTTGGAAACGCTAAGGActaagatggagaatgtcgaaaCTGCTTACGACATCATGGAGCAACACCAAGAAATGTTTGGGCCAAAGTCAGCGCAAGCTAGTTTCGAGGCTACCAAGAAGTAA